The DNA segment ttaaaaagaaaagaaaacctgaaccagcaagagagaaaacaaatcatGTCTTAGCCTACATTTCCTTTCACACATTTGTATTCCTTACCTCTGCCTTTTGGTGTGATTTCAGCCACCAAGTCATCAACAGTAACGTGTTCTAGTCCCTTTTCTTTAATTACCTCTTatgcaaaagcaaaaaacaaatcaTATCATTTAAAATCATTATCTGTAAGAAAGATTTTCATAGAGGAAGGGTTAAGATCATGTTTTTAGAGTCCAGactggtctttaaaaaaaaaaaaaaaagaggacacttctttttttctttctaatgaaGATTTAGTTCAACCTTAAACACAGCATGTATTCACTAGATTCAAAACATAAGACAAATAGTTGTAACAAGTAGAATGAATTTGAACTGTAAATTCAAATTGtccaaaattaaaatatggaaCAACTCATTTGTTCTCTTCTCTATGTTGgaccaagaggaggaggaggaggaaaggagttAACACTTACTGGACCCCTATTATGTGCTGGGTGCTTTGCAATATTTAATATTCATGATTATCTAATGGCCTGGGCATTTTCCCCACTTTGAAAGTGAGGCAAGTAatgcttaaaaattaaataactcaTTCAAACACGACTTGAAATCCAGCTCCAGTCTTACACCGAAGGTCTATTTGACCTTGAAGTCTATGCTTTTGTTAATTTGGCACATTGCCTTCTTTGGATTAATGATATAAAGCCtctattatcattatcatttgtAGAAACCATTACAATGAGAATTCATTATAAATATCCAGAATTCCAACATGCCAAAAGCTGAGCCAGAAAGGAAGGAGGCTCACCTTAGTGACTTGTGGAATCTAGCTAATGGCATCATCATCAATACCCAGTAATTTAACAAGcttccattttataatttaaaaaatataagtaattttctaagagcttttatagatgatttttttcaaaaataacactGTTAAAGACAGGAGATAATATTTCTATAAGTCTGCCAGCCATAACATGCTCAACATATTATTAAGAAAAACTGACTAGGAATCACTAATGTTTCACTTCCAGTAGGCACACTGAGAAAGGTGGGATATTTCATGCCAGAGGAAATCTTGCCTCAATTGttttaagagaaacaaaaagaaacatttctaaaatttaagCAACAGATCTACATATGATCACTCAGTGCAAGTAGTCTATACCACATGATTCAATTTTCTATTTGTGTAAAACTATGCTTGAGCAAGCAATATATCTTAAAACACTGATTATAATTTTTTCTAGTGAATTTCAGACCCACACAGTTGAGAGCAATGGAATTAGCTTATCTTCTAAATGAAACTGATTACCTTTACAGTGTGCCTTCAACTGATCCTTCCAGCCACATTCAATTAATTTAGCTCTCAGCAACTCTTTGAGGCTGTTGAAAAAGAAGTGTTTCCTAATTAAACTACAGCAGCGTACAGTATCTTACACAGGAATGTTTGAAGCAAAGCTTCACTGTTCAATGAAAAATCCCCTGCCTTCTGGTtacaaaacttttaatttaacCATGGCCTAATCTTGGTTCTATCACTAAAAAGTTCTTTGATCTTATGTGAGTCAATTTAAATGCTGAGCCTCATTTTCATCATCAATAAAATTCAGTCAAGTGGATGGGACACAATACTTCTTAAGAAACCCTAGTTGGCCCTTCTTACACACTTTCTACTTCCCTCCACCAACAGGAATATTGTGGGTTTTGTACAACTTCAAAAGGGTATTAGTTGAGTTTGAAGCAGCTATACTTTTGAAAGCTTCAAACCCCAGAATCCATTCTTTAACTACAAATTCTTAACCATTAACTATCTTACTGCCCCATTATATCTCAACCTTATAGACTTCCCCTTCCCTTTTTCTCATTACCCTTCTAAATTATACATTAGTTatatgttagtagctcagtcatgtcatgtcggactctctgtgaccccatggactgtagcctgccaggctcctctgtccatggaattctccaggcaagaatactggagtggatagccttttctttctccaggggatcttcccaacccagggattgaacccacgtcttctgcattgcaggcagattctttaccgtctgaaccaccagggaaaaacTTTAGTTACTACATTAACTATGGTATTTCATTAATTCTAAGACTGTACTTTCCCACATTTTAACAATTCAGTCATTGGCCTGCCTATCATAATTTAATTggcagtattttcttttcttaatggttaaaaaaataatggtatGTATTACAACTGATGACATCATGGgtgcaaaaaaatattttatcttctgcAAAACCTACTGTTACAAAGCCTCAATCTTCAACCCAAACCATCTCATTTCTCAGCTTAAACATGTCGAGTCACAAGCCAAACTGCTTCTTTTTCAATACTCCTAACATCTACTACGTGACATTTCCATCTTGATGTTTaattaagtcatttaatcttAATAGGGCCAAAACCCAACTCTTGCTTCTCTTCCACCTCAAGCTGTTCTTACCAGAAAGGCAACTCCATTCGTCTTGGTGCTCAGGCTAAAAACCTTGGCAGCCTCCTTCACTCAGTAATTTTGATAACACTAATATCCAATCTATAAGCACATCCTACTGGTTCCAGTTTTTAAACATATACCTGAAATTCAAATGCTTTTCACCACCTCTGCCATTACTAGCTAGTTCAAGCCACCATCTTCTTCTGACTGGACTgctgccaaagcctctgacttgTTCCCTGCCACTTTCCCTCTgcacttccttctcctctccctgctcaaaaccctccaggGATCTCCCAGCTTACTCCGAATGCAATTTCCAGTCTTTACTATAGCCTAAGAGACCCTGCATGGTTTGCCCCCTCCCCAGCGATGTCTCTGACTTTACTGTTTCTCTCTTCCCAACTGACTCAGTCTCAGTGGCTTCCATGGGTTCCTCAAAAGGCCAGGCAAGGGAATGTCCTGGCAGTGCAGTgattaggactcggtgctttcactgtagggccctgggttccatccctgatgaGGGACTAAGGTCCCACAAGGCGTGTGAAAcatggccaaagaaaaaaaagccaggcATACTGTCTCAGGACCATGGCTCTTGAGTCTCCCCACTCCCTCAAATCTTTCTGATCTCTTTATCAGTGAGGTCTACTTGTTTTCCTTTCTATAACACACCTGATtattctctgctttatttttcctctagAACTCCTCACCATCTGACACACTGCACATgtattttctgtctccttccaTTAGAATGTAAGCAGTATAAAAGAACAGACTTcattttgttcactgttgtatcTTCAGACCTTAACAGGACATGGCAAATGGTAGAAACTCAGTAACTTAAAGCTATGTGaatgaagacaaatgaaaaacaatacaTAATCCCCTATAGCCACTACTGGCCATACTATCCTCTTGGTTTCCCAAGGCACTGTTCTAGAGGCTTTCTTCCTCCTCATTCCTCATATCAAGGGTTGttgattttacttaaaaaaaaaaaaaactaacaaactgtaagttctttccttttttgctcTTTTACTTTTCTCCTGATACTATCTTCACAATCTATCTTTAGTCCTTCAAATCTCCTTCACACTGCCAAAATAACATTCCTAAAGTGCAACACGATCTAGTCagcctcttaaaattttttaatgcctCCCACCATCCAAGGATAAGTCAACAAATGTTTTTGCAAACCTACCACCTATTTTTCTGCCATTTCTTTGACAGTAAATACACTCTACAACTCCAGTGTGAGAAATCTGGGTAGGGGCTCTAGCAATGGAAATGTGAGCTAGGCAAGGTGGATCATGAATGGCCTATTACTGAACAAGGATGTAACCAAGTTAAGTACATTGCTAAAACGACTAGGAGAAAGGTAGTCTTAGCTGGAGATGTAAATTTTGAGTTCCTAATTCCTGCCACTTTGTGCGTAGTGCCTTCTGGAAAATAAAGCCAACAGAGGAAAGCAGATATGAGATaggaaaataaagacatatttttGCTGACAATTTTTGAGAGACTGGACCCAGTGGTGCCTGAAGTACCTTCAAACCCTAGACTTTTAGTAACACAATATTATACATTTCCATTAGTTGAGCTAGTTTCTCATCCTTTTTAAtggaaagatttctgattatacaAAAACCACATTTCTCCTGTCTACTGTCTTTCACATTTTAATTGCACAGTTCCCCCAGAATATTATCATATTAGAACAAATTTCTTTGACTTTGCATATTTGTTTCCATCTGCCCAGACTGTCCTTTCTCTTTTACTGTGCTGGGGAACCACTAATTCTTCTCTCCCAGGTGAAGTAACACTTCCACCATTCTGGGAGACTTCACTGATCATTTTAATCTCCAGGTAGAAGCTGAAAGTTCCCTCTTAGGTTTCTCTCATACAATTTATCACCCTGCTCCTGGAAGCCTTTTTTTGATTCTTTAGCCTCTCCTCTGCACGTGGAAACCTGTTCATTCTTCAGATGTTTACTTGGCCAATTATATGCTAGGTATGATGCTGGGTATACAGTTTCTGCTGTGGAGAAACTCTACTTATACAAACTAGCAAAGTAGGCCAGTATAATACAAAGTAATTAAATGCTATGACAGAACAAGGTATTTGGGAATTAACAGATTCCTGGAAGAgatgatatttaaattaaaacctGATAATGAGCTCGAATTACTTAAAGATGGGGGGAAAGAATATTTCAGAGAGTAAGAACAGCAAATGCACTCTGAGGATATGAGACCTTGGTAACTGAAACTGGTTCCATTATGTTGACTCTCTCTTAAAACTAGGCAACATTTTATCTCCAACAGCAGTTATTTGGgtatgtatttttcttctcctttagttACACATTTTTTGAGAGTCATTTCCTGTTCATCTTTGTACATGATTCACTTCCCTCCAAGTCTTGCCATATTGAACAGacctaagcattttttttttaaattgatgttagGAATTGAAGTTTTGAATAATCTcaattttctgtaattatttctaCTAACATCAGTATTGTTACTTGATAACTAGATTCTTGTAATAAAACAAAGTTATAATTTAAAGATGTTAAATGTAATTTATTAATACAATCTATTACTTACCGTTCTCTTTCTCCAGTTTCTATCAACTTTTGGTTAATCGCTGCTCTCATCTGCGCATCTTTGTTCATCTTGCTAACCTGAACATCAACATGTATTTTCAGATATAGAACACTTACAAAGCATTGTCTTCTAAATCCTCTAGGCTAGCACCTCAACAGACTTAACATTCTATCAACTGAAGGGGTGATAAATTTCAACATTGTGTTGATAATGTCATTACTCTAATATTATTTACTGTTTCCCAAGAAGTCATAATGATGAACTTTACAATTTCCCCCCCACCATGTACCCTTCATTAATAAGTCTTTGGATAATAACAATTACTGTACATTTGTTAAATGCATATGTGCCTGGCACTGAGCTAATctgtttttatctcatttaattcccagATCTTATTCTTTTATGTAAGTAGTATTAACACAGTTtatattttacaggtgaggaaactgaggaaccaAGATAGAAAAGTGAACTCAGATACTGTGACCCCAGAAGCCCCCAAATACTTTACAAGCACATAACAACTGACTGTTAAATTAAATGCATTCAAAATTTGGGGGAAGCTATATAACCTGAATATCAATAAAAGATTAAGTACAGTTGGTGACAAAATTTCCAGGTAAGGCTCTTAAGCACTTTACTTTTCACTAGGATGTACAGAATTACAACCGCCAAACTagctgtgtgtgggtgtgtatgttcTTTATCAAAACTTGCAGGTTggcataaagaaaaaagaaacctcaaaTAAATTCCTAACTTAGAAAATTCTCAATTTTCAGTAAAAACAGACAACCAAAGCGGTGTAGAAATAAGAGGAAGGTTAAGTTGTAAAACTTGGAATAAGCCAACGTTACCCTACTTATCTGTCACTACCTTGAGAACTTTTGTTGTCTCCCAACTCGCCGCCTTTAAGAAAACTGAGAGTGGCGGTGAGTTTTCAGagttgtgttttttctttaatgcaaCAGGAAAAAGGAGAGGTTGAGAAAGAACTAGGATATGTTTGCCTTTGCAGTTGGAGgctaacattttcaaaataacacTAAGATCTATAGTCAGGACCTTCCCTAGAATACTGAACTCGATCCTGCCTTCGGCCCGACTCTACGGatagtgaccttggacaagtcaatTCTTAaaaggcctcagttttctcactggTAAAACAAGGGCGCTAGGGGATCCCTCCCAGTTCAGACATTCTTACGGAAAATAGAATAGGGCGGAGACAGCGGGAGAGgcgggaggggaggagccagaaAACAAAGCGAGGACTGGCTTCAGGCCAACTCCGGTAGCACGCCCTGTCGGAGAGCCCTACAGGCCCGCGAGCGCGGGTCGGGGAAGCTAACGAAAGACAGCACATCGAAAGGAGCCTGGGCTGGGCCCGGGTCCCGGCCCTGAGGACCACGGGCATAGCTCACCACCATCACCGCGGGCGAGGGCCGTCCCTTCCCAGCGACGAAATGACCCTTGCGCTGACGACCGTTACCTACCACACTCTTCGGCTGCCCGGACCTAGACCCTCAGTAGCTCGGGCACCTAAGCACACAGAAAGCTAGCACACGCATTTCCGGGGCGGGGTCTCGCTACCCTGCCTATAAAGTGAGAATTTAATCAGCGCGGGCCGCCTCTTGGTCGCTCAGCCTTCTGGGTAAGAGAGTCCAGATCCTGCTGTCGCATGGGCATTGAGTTCACGAAAGACTACATATCCCAGCATGCAACAGAGGCAACTTTCTCGCGGGcactacatttcccagaaggcACGCTGCGCCGCAGTGTTTTCTGGGATGAGAACCACGCCGCCTCCAAGCCACAGTACTCCCAGGGAAGCGCGGACCTTTCAACGAGAGCTTTACTAATTCTCACGCTGGGCCCCTGGAAGGCGATGGAGGTGGCCGCTAATTGCTCCCTGCGGGTGAAGAGACCACTGCTGGATCCCCGCTTCGAGAGTTACAAGCTCTCCCTCGAACCTCTGCCTTCTTACCAGCTGGAACTTGACGCAGGTGGGAAGCGGCGGCACCCTCTCGCCCTCTGTTCCGTTCACCTTTCGGTTTCCTTCGGCGCGACccattcttcattttcttcttttttgacttAGGCTAGCCAGGCGACTGTGACTTTCCTCACGGTCAAGCCGGGCTGGGGTTTACCATGGCTTTCTCTGGAGAATGACTCCCTTCCCCGACCCCCTAGGGAGCCGCTTTCCAGTGGCTCTGGCGTAGCAGGACCGTGGGTTCCGCCCTCGGCTCTGCTGCCCGGGCTCCGAGAGCCTGCCCGAGGTACTGCCTAGGCCCGGCCCGCCTGTCGGTCCTGGTCTGATTTCCTGCTGCAGAGAGTGCTCAGGACAGGCTTTGCTCTTGGAGCATCCCCTGTGTGCGTTGAGAAGCCACACCTCTTTGGAAGACCTTCTGCTCCTGTCCTCTGGCTGAGACCCAATTCTTAGAAGAGAAACTCCGTTGCATTTATAGGCTGTCAGATTGAGGACTCTGTCGTAGGACTTTTCTCTACATCTCGAGAAAAAATTGGAGACGAGTTGGTTTAGTATCCACACTTCTACTTATTTTATCTGTCGGTGGCGGGAATAATCATCCATGTTTTTACAATGTAACGAGTGGCATTTTAGTTGACGATAAAGAGCCCAGAGATTGCATTTTTGATACACAATCCTGCTGATTCTGATTCATGTCAGTGGATCACACTTTGAGCGATAATCTAGAGTTAATAGGTTTTATAGTATCAAGTAAGGGTTTATTCGTTTAATGTATAAATTATAGAAACTCAGCAACCTCTCTTGAGAGCCTGTTTTATGTACATGCTGATACAATAAAGATGAATATGACACAGTAATGTAAAGTTGCTATTGTCTAGCTAGGAAGAAAAGTGTAAGCTGATAGTTACAGGAGGATGTGGTAAGGCAGTGATCAGGATATGTACAAAACATAGTGATGGTGTTTCCATGTTTCTCAAACCGGCCAGAGACATCTAGGAAAGCTTCTAGATGAGGGAGTTGATATCTCAGTTGCGCTGTAAAGAGTAGGTAGGAGTTGATCAGGATAAGAAAAAATAAGcttgctgtttcttttcattccctttctcccaccttacataaataaataataactccATGTTATTTAGCCTTGCATTAAAAAACCACCTCAAAACTCAGTGGCTCAAAACAGTAAGCAGTTATTAGTGCTTATAAGTCTACAGGTTAGCTAGGCGGCTCTAGTCATAACTCAGCTTTCTCATACATTTGGTGTTCTCTGGCTATAGGCTGCTGTAAGATGGTTTCAGATGCTCCCTTCTTGGTTTTCCTCCATATGGTCTCATCCAGCAGGCTGCCACAGGCTTATTCCAAGAGACAAGCAGTGCACAAGAGTTTTTTCAGGCTCTGCTCGCAGTAAGTTTGCTGCTGTTCCACTGGCCAAAGCAAGTAGTATAATCAAGCGCAGAGTGGGTATGTATGGGAAGACTTCTAACGCAGGTCGACATAGTCGTTTGTGCTTTATCTTTGgtgtatttcttgtttttttaacctctgtAGGGAAGGAGCAAATTAGCAGTGATCAGACTCTCACCACACGGCCTCTCGCTCTTGCCCACGTTTTGTGAATACGTAGTTACATAACAGCTGAGACCATTTATTGTACTGTGCACGTTCAGTGCCCTGTATaagcatcacctgagaagccgTTGCTGCTGCGTTATAGCTGTGTCCGCTAGGTGAACCATGAGAAGAGAAAATAGTGTGTCTGTTTCTACGGCTGCTGTGCCAGTCAGGAGACAGTAAATGTGTCTGCCGTTCCTGCAACTCCTTGAGTTTTCTTCCCTTATCCCTGCTCATGCCTTGCCTACCATGGTTCAACAGTGTGCACAGTGAGGGACAGCGAGATAATCTCCTATTCAGTTTCTCAGCAAAGCCTGTCAACTCAAAATCTTGTCTTCTCCATGCCTCTACCCTGGTCCAAATCATTGATATCTCTCGCCTGAACTATAGTACCTTCCTGACGAGTCTTTCGATTTGGGGCACCTTCATTCCATTCTCTTTAAGGCAGTACTTGTTatagtttttaattctttgtttatttgatatCTGTTTCCTGCACTAGACTGTGAGTTCCATGGAGCTCACTGTGGTGTTTCTCTTTTGCTCAGTGCTCACTCTGTAGAGACAGTGGTTGGCATAGTCGATACTCAGTACATAGACTGAATGAAGGAGAGAAGTTGTTGAGGTCATTCCATTCCTGGGAAAGCCTGAGCAAAGGGGAAACAATTAGACTCTGTGCAGGGCACTACTGCACTGCTGTTTTGCAAGAGCAAACAAATCTACTGGGAGAGTGAGAAGATTTAGATAGGTGAAGGCACTTTTTAATCTTTGGCTTTTTTTTATCCTGTGAGTCAGTGTTTCCCAGACTTTTCCATGGGCAATTACAAAGTAAAGCTCAGCTGTCATAGATTTACCAGCTTTTTAATTTCCTTAGTGGAGCTGTTTCTTAAAAACTGTCATGTCCTCACCCACCTTTTCATAATCAGAAGGATATTTTGACACCAAAAAAGCAGGAAGCAAACTGTCACAATAAATATTCCTCTTGAGTACACTGTGAAAAAACTAAGatattctttttctccctcatttcACCAGTATTGGTCTTAGATTATTGTTTGGGATGCACAGGTGGAGATGATGAGATGTCATTTACATTAGGGTCTTAAGTAGAGAAGGGAAATTACTAAATTGGGGATTGAAGAGTTCACTCTtcggggcttccccagtggctcggaggtaaagaatctgcctgccaatgcaggagacatgggttcgatccctgggtcaggaagatcccctgaaggaggaaacgataaccgactctagtattcttgcctgggaaatcacatggacagaggcgcctggcaggctacagtccatggggttgcaaaagaatcggatacatcttagcaactaaaccacagcaAGTTCACTCCTAGGCTCTGGGAGATTGAGTTTGGACGATGAAGGGAGTGGAGACGGGGAGACCAGTTGGGAGGCTTTGCAGTAGTTCACATGAGGAGCTTTCATTAAGAATTACTTGAGGATGATGAAGAAGaggttaattcttttaaaaactgccaTTTCTAGAGAGTGTGAGATGATTGAGCTGCTCCTCCTGatggtttgatttcttttataacCAGCCCAGGGGGTTCTTATTAATTCAACAAACTGTTGGCAGGCACCTGTGCTGTGTGAAGCTCTGCAGTTGGGATGTGAGAATGAAGGTGGGGTGTCTGGACTCGAAGAGCTCAGAGCACTGAGTTTTGTTCTCTTGTCTTATGTGTTGTTAAATTGTTCTAAAACCCGCTTTGCTACCCCCTGTGACACTGCATAAACAGTAAATGTCACTTTGTCTTTTTCTATCCCAAAGAACTAAGCAATAAAAATCTTTTGTATAAAATGTTACTGCCctttgacctagcaattccatttctgggcctttctcttatattttttttcccctagactcCACTcagtaaatgtatatattttcactTAGCTAATTCATACTCCATTTTTTCATCTTGGTTTACAAGAAAGTCAGATTCCTTTCTTGACTATTAGAACCTATGCTATAAAATCTCTACAAATTAGAATATGTACTTTTCCATAGACCTGATTCTTCATAGACTTTATCAAATTTCTCAGCATTTAGTGTCTGTTTTCTCTGCTAAGACTATATTCTGTGTTGAGAGTCCTGTatccatctttttctttcagtgtttcatCTCTGGGGCTGAAGCATGACTGATTAGTAATAGATGATTTTATATCACACACAACAAAcagcttttgttgttcagtcactcagttgtgtctgactctttgcgaccccatggactacaacacgccaggcttccctgtctttcactatctcccggagtttgctcaaattcatgtccattgagtcagtgatgctatctaaccatctcatcctctgtcttccactt comes from the Bos indicus isolate NIAB-ARS_2022 breed Sahiwal x Tharparkar chromosome 14, NIAB-ARS_B.indTharparkar_mat_pri_1.0, whole genome shotgun sequence genome and includes:
- the ENY2 gene encoding transcription and mRNA export factor ENY2 isoform X1 encodes the protein MVVSKMNKDAQMRAAINQKLIETGERERLKELLRAKLIECGWKDQLKAHCKEVIKEKGLEHVTVDDLVAEITPKGRALVPDSVKKELLQRIRTFLAQHASL
- the ENY2 gene encoding transcription and mRNA export factor ENY2 isoform X2, which gives rise to MNKDAQMRAAINQKLIETGERERLKELLRAKLIECGWKDQLKAHCKEVIKEKGLEHVTVDDLVAEITPKGRALVPDSVKKELLQRIRTFLAQHASL